A stretch of the Perca flavescens isolate YP-PL-M2 chromosome 3, PFLA_1.0, whole genome shotgun sequence genome encodes the following:
- the LOC114553038 gene encoding olfactory receptor 4D1-like, whose translation MINSTQVSYFILGAYFDTGLFKYLCFMIVMSLYVFIICANLLLIVVISMNRSLHEPMYLFLCSLFVNELYGSTGLFPFLLVQILSDIHTVSAPFCFLQIFFVYSYGSIEFLNLAVMSYDRYLAICYPLQYNTRMTYKKVASLIAITWSLVFFVNFCTLPLIVPLHLCGNIINKVYCDNHSVVKLACSDTTVNNIYGLIVSALSVFVPLILILYTYMKIFKVCFSGSKQTRQKAVSTCTPHLASLLNFSFGACFEILQSRFNMSSLPIMVRIFISLYFLTCPPLFNPVMYGLKLSNIRVACKNLVKNLGF comes from the coding sequence ATGATAAACTCCACTCAGGTTTCATATTTCATACTTGGTGCCTACTTTGACACTGGGCTGTTTAAATACCTATGTTTCATGATTGTTATGTCactatatgtttttattatttgtgcCAATCTTTTACTGATTGTAGTTATCTCTATGAACAGAAGCTTACATGAACCTATGTACCTTTTCCTGTGCAGCCTGTTTGTAAATGAACTGTATGGTAGTACAGGGTTGTTTCCATTCCTTCTGGTTCAGATCCTctctgacattcacactgtttctgctcccttctgtttcctgcagattttCTTTGTGTACTCGTATGGAAGTATAGAATTTTTAAACTTAGCCGTCATGTCTTATGACAGATATCTCGCTATCTGTTATCCTCTGCAATATAACACACGTATGACATATAAGAAAGTTGCCAGCCTTATTGCCATAACATGGTCACTCGTATTTTTTGTGAACTTTTGTACACTGCCTTTAATTGTTCCTCTACATCTGTGTGGGAACATAATTAACAAAGTGTACTGTGACAACCACTCTGTTGTAAAACTGGCCTGCTCTGACACGACAGTCAATAACATTTATGGACTTATTGTTAGTGCCTTGTCAGTCTTTGTTCCTCTAATTTTGATCCTTTACACTTACATGAAAAtctttaaagtgtgtttttctgGTTCTAAACAGACCAGACAGAAAGCTGTCAGTACCTGCACACCTCACCTCGCTTCTCTACTCAACTTTTCCTTTGGAGCTtgctttgaaatattacagagcaGGTTTAATATGAGCAGTTTACCCATTATGGTGCGCATTTTTATATCGTTATACTTTCTCACATGCCCGCCACTCTTTAACCCTGTAATGTACGGCCTGAAACTGTCTAACATCCGTGTTGCATGTAAAAATCTTGTAAAAAATTTAGGCTTTTAG